Below is a window of Humulus lupulus chromosome 2, drHumLupu1.1, whole genome shotgun sequence DNA.
AACGCCGTGACCGCACACTTCGAGTCCAATATAGATCTCGACTCTCCTCGGCTTGCTGGATTTGTCATCGACATGTTTATGACAACAATGATAGATGTGGCCAATGAATTTAAAGTTCCAACCTACGTCTTTTTCACATCGAGCGCTGGCTTTCTCGGTCTCACGTTACATATCCAAGCTCATCATGATGATAAGGATGGTGAGACAAATATGGACACTACTCACTTCTCTCAAGACTCGGATGCTGAGTTTTCAGTTCTGGGTTTCTTAAACCCGGTACCTACCAGTGTCTTTCCAGGCGTGTTCTTTGACGATGCTTCGACCGCCATCTTCGTTAACCATGCTAGAAAGATCAGAAAAACTAAAGGGGTTATCTTAAACACGTACATGGAACTAGAGTATCATGCAATTCACTCTCTACTCCGTGACAGTGAATCTCCACCGTTATACTCTGTGGGACCCATCGTATCTCCTAACGACGACAGCAGCGAACTCCTTTCAGCCCGCCAGTACTCGGACATCATGAATTGGCTCGACGAGCAGTCTCGTTCATCGGTAGTGTTTCTGTGCTTCGGGAGCATGGGGTTCTTCGATGAGGATCAGGTGAAAGAGATAGCATGTGGTCTAGAGCAGAGTGGGCTCAATTTCCTCTGGTCCCTCCGGCAGCCATCGCCCACGAACAAGTTCAGTTCTCCAAAAGACTACGAGGATCCGACAGAAGTCCTCCCGGAGGGATTCCTCGAACGGACTGCCAGCAGAGGAAAGATCATAAGTTGGGCACCACAAGTGGCCATCCTGTCTCACCCAGCTGTCGGAGGCTTCGTGTCGCACTGCGGCTGGAACTCGATTCTGGAGAGTTTATGGTTTGGTGTGCCGATCGCTGCGTGGCCACTGTACTCGGAGCAGCAACTGAATGCATTTGAGATGGTGAAGGAGTTGGGATTAGCCGTGGAGATTAGATTGGACTACGTGACGGGGTTTTACTGTAAGAAAGAGCAAACTATAGTAAGAGCTGGAGAAGTGGAGGAAGGAGTGAGAAAATTGATGGAGGTAGCCGCCGATGATGAGCGAAGAAAACGAGTGAAAGAGATGAGCGAGATGTGTAGGAAAGCGTTGACTGCCGCTGGGTCTTCTTACTCTTCCTTGAGTGGTTTGATTGgagatattattgataataatcTTCCTTAGTCAAGTAGCCTTGAAGATTAGAATGCTAttctccttctttttt
It encodes the following:
- the LOC133818251 gene encoding anthocyanidin 3-O-glucosyltransferase 2-like; this translates as MKKAELVFIPSPGRGHLVSMVEFAKTLVARDDRFHITILIMKLPFEPKLSAYTDSLVASSTSDRIKFVDLTSRDHIVISETHPLLFMEIFIENHKPKVRNAVTAHFESNIDLDSPRLAGFVIDMFMTTMIDVANEFKVPTYVFFTSSAGFLGLTLHIQAHHDDKDGETNMDTTHFSQDSDAEFSVLGFLNPVPTSVFPGVFFDDASTAIFVNHARKIRKTKGVILNTYMELEYHAIHSLLRDSESPPLYSVGPIVSPNDDSSELLSARQYSDIMNWLDEQSRSSVVFLCFGSMGFFDEDQVKEIACGLEQSGLNFLWSLRQPSPTNKFSSPKDYEDPTEVLPEGFLERTASRGKIISWAPQVAILSHPAVGGFVSHCGWNSILESLWFGVPIAAWPLYSEQQLNAFEMVKELGLAVEIRLDYVTGFYCKKEQTIVRAGEVEEGVRKLMEVAADDERRKRVKEMSEMCRKALTAAGSSYSSLSGLIGDIIDNNLP